From the genome of Variovorax sp. RA8, one region includes:
- a CDS encoding UvrD-helicase domain-containing protein — protein sequence MLFDDPAPASPLLQNLNPEQLAAVTLPAGNALILAGAGSGKTRVLTTRIAWLLQTGQVSPGGILAVTFTNKAAKEMMARLTAMLPVNVRGMWIGTFHGLCNRFLRAHWKLAGLPSTFQILDTQDQLSAIKRLMKQFNVDEERFPAKQTQWFIAGAKEDGLRPRDVEARSEDDRKKVELYQLYEEQCQREGVVDFGELMLRSYELLRDNDPVREHYQRRFRHILIDEFQDTNRLQYAWIKMLAGQTVEGRFVPGDNSVLAVGDDDQSIYAFRGARVGNMADFVREFEVTHQIKLEQNYRSYSNILDSANALISHNKKRLGKNLRTDQGPGEPVRVYESTSDFAEAQWMVEEMRQLVRDGIERKEMAVLYRSNAQSRVIETALFNAAVPYRVYGGLRFFERAEIKHALAYLRLLENKDDDTSFLRIVNFPPRGIGARSIEQLQDAARAAGRSLHDAVAAVGGKAGANLSAFVAKIDVLREQTQGLSLREIIELVLQHSGLVEHYRSEREGADRIENLEELVNAAESFVTQEGFGRDAVAMPVDELRQSPASQGLDPNLPVTDEPLAPDAETGETMSPLAAFLTHAALESGDNQAQAGQDAVQLMTVHAAKGLEFDCVFITGMEEGLFPHENSLSDHESLEEERRLMYVAITRARQRLYLSHSQTRMLHGQTRYNLKSRFFDELPESALKWLTPKNQGFTPSAFGYGGGYASTRGASYGSKENFASPPVPPQKAAPSHGLRSGMQVFHNKFGEGTVLALEGSGDDARAQINFPRHGVKWLALSVAKLTPV from the coding sequence ATGCTGTTCGACGACCCCGCGCCCGCCTCCCCCTTGCTGCAAAACCTCAACCCCGAGCAGCTCGCCGCCGTCACGCTGCCCGCCGGCAACGCCCTGATCCTCGCCGGCGCTGGCTCCGGCAAGACCCGCGTCCTGACCACCCGCATCGCCTGGCTGCTGCAGACCGGCCAGGTTTCGCCTGGCGGCATCCTGGCCGTCACCTTCACCAACAAGGCGGCGAAGGAGATGATGGCGCGGCTCACCGCCATGCTGCCCGTCAACGTGCGCGGCATGTGGATCGGCACCTTCCATGGCCTGTGCAACCGTTTCCTGCGCGCGCACTGGAAACTGGCCGGGCTGCCTTCCACCTTCCAGATCCTCGACACCCAGGACCAGCTCTCGGCCATCAAGCGGCTGATGAAGCAGTTCAACGTCGACGAGGAGCGCTTCCCGGCCAAGCAGACCCAGTGGTTCATCGCAGGCGCCAAGGAAGACGGCTTGCGCCCGCGCGACGTCGAGGCCCGCAGTGAAGACGACCGCAAGAAGGTCGAGCTCTATCAGCTCTACGAGGAGCAGTGTCAGCGGGAAGGCGTGGTCGACTTCGGCGAGCTGATGCTCCGCAGCTACGAGTTGCTGCGCGACAACGACCCGGTGCGCGAGCACTACCAGCGGCGCTTCCGCCACATCCTCATCGACGAGTTCCAGGACACCAACCGCCTGCAATACGCCTGGATCAAGATGCTGGCAGGCCAGACGGTGGAGGGCCGCTTCGTGCCCGGCGACAACAGCGTGCTCGCGGTGGGCGACGACGACCAGAGCATCTACGCCTTCCGCGGCGCGCGCGTGGGCAACATGGCGGACTTCGTGCGGGAGTTCGAGGTCACGCACCAGATCAAGCTGGAGCAGAATTACCGCAGCTACAGCAACATCCTCGACTCGGCCAACGCGCTGATCAGCCACAACAAGAAGCGGCTGGGCAAGAACCTGCGCACCGACCAGGGCCCCGGCGAGCCGGTGCGCGTCTACGAATCCACCAGCGACTTCGCCGAGGCGCAGTGGATGGTCGAGGAGATGCGTCAACTCGTGCGCGACGGCATCGAGCGCAAGGAGATGGCGGTGCTCTACCGCAGCAACGCGCAGAGCCGCGTCATCGAGACCGCGCTCTTCAATGCCGCCGTGCCCTACCGCGTGTACGGCGGCCTGCGCTTCTTCGAGCGCGCCGAGATCAAGCACGCGCTGGCCTACCTGCGGTTGCTGGAGAACAAGGACGACGACACCAGCTTCCTGCGCATCGTCAACTTCCCGCCGCGCGGCATTGGCGCGCGCAGCATCGAGCAGTTGCAGGACGCCGCCCGTGCCGCGGGCCGATCGCTGCACGACGCAGTCGCCGCTGTCGGCGGCAAGGCCGGTGCCAACCTGTCGGCCTTCGTGGCCAAGATCGACGTGCTGCGCGAGCAGACCCAGGGTCTGTCGCTGCGCGAGATCATCGAGCTGGTGCTGCAGCACAGCGGCCTGGTCGAGCACTACCGCAGCGAGCGCGAAGGCGCCGACCGCATCGAGAACCTGGAGGAACTGGTCAACGCGGCCGAGAGCTTCGTCACGCAGGAGGGCTTCGGGCGCGACGCGGTGGCGATGCCGGTGGACGAGCTGCGCCAGTCGCCGGCCAGCCAGGGGCTCGACCCGAACCTGCCGGTCACCGACGAGCCGCTAGCGCCGGACGCCGAGACCGGCGAGACCATGAGCCCGCTGGCCGCCTTTCTGACCCACGCCGCGCTGGAATCGGGCGACAACCAGGCGCAGGCCGGGCAGGACGCGGTGCAGCTGATGACCGTGCATGCGGCCAAGGGCCTGGAGTTTGACTGCGTGTTCATCACCGGCATGGAGGAGGGCCTCTTTCCGCACGAGAACTCGCTGTCGGACCACGAAAGCCTGGAGGAGGAACGCCGGCTGATGTACGTGGCCATCACGCGCGCGCGCCAGCGCCTGTACCTGAGCCATTCGCAGACCCGCATGCTGCACGGCCAGACCCGCTACAACCTCAAGAGCCGCTTCTTCGACGAACTGCCCGAGTCCGCGCTCAAGTGGCTGACGCCGAAGAACCAGGGCTTCACGCCCTCGGCCTTTGGCTACGGTGGGGGCTACGCGAGCACGCGCGGCGCCAGCTACGGCAGCAAGGAGAACTTCGCCAGCCCACCCGTGCCACCGCAGAAGGCCGCGCCTTCGCATGGCCTGCGTTCGGGCATGCAGGTCTTCCACAACAAGTTCGGCGAGGGCACCGTGCTTGCGCTGGAGGGCAGCGGCGACGATGCACGGGCGCAGATCAACTTTCCGCGCCACGGCGTCAAGTGGCTGGCGCTGTCGGTGGCGAAGCTGACGCCGGTTTAG
- a CDS encoding protein kinase domain-containing protein — protein MAVKEFKADAELSRLPGAKAEAKIHDRAQMEGNHVVDSSDYTAPEMIRARNQSTLVTERAAIWSLGVMLFKITKRVMPFPANEWVSESFSLILDFAEKGWVARFKQLGLDPTDRLHQLIGEMLDPDPLKRPSAQAVLAHPSIASHAG, from the coding sequence GTGGCGGTCAAGGAATTTAAAGCTGACGCTGAGCTGTCACGATTGCCTGGGGCGAAGGCGGAAGCCAAGATACACGACCGGGCACAGATGGAAGGAAATCATGTGGTCGACTCGTCCGACTACACCGCTCCAGAAATGATACGGGCACGGAACCAAAGCACATTGGTGACCGAGAGGGCCGCTATATGGTCACTGGGCGTGATGCTGTTTAAGATCACTAAACGTGTCATGCCCTTCCCTGCAAACGAATGGGTTTCAGAGTCCTTCAGCCTTATTCTCGATTTCGCCGAGAAGGGCTGGGTCGCTCGATTCAAGCAACTCGGATTGGACCCAACGGACAGACTGCATCAGCTTATCGGCGAGATGCTCGATCCGGATCCCCTGAAGCGGCCTTCGGCCCAAGCGGTTCTCGCGCATCCTTCGATCGCAAGTCACGCCGGTTGA
- a CDS encoding GMP reductase — protein MQIFDYDNILLLPRKCVVESRSECDASVTLGSRTFRIPTVPANMKTVVDETICTWLAENGYFYVMHRFDLDNVQFVKDMHAKGVFASISLGVKKPDYETVDLLAAEGLAPEYITIDIAHGHADTVKNMIAYLKKKLPKAFVIAGNVGTPEAVIDLENWGADATKVGIGPGKVCITKLKTGFGTGGWQLSALKWCGRVATKPIIADGGIRDHGDIAKSIRFGASMVMIGSLFAGHEESPGRTVEVDGALFKEYYGSASDFNKGEYKHVEGKRILEPIKGKLADTLVEMEQDIQSSISYAGGRKLMDIRKVNYVTLGGDNAGEHLLM, from the coding sequence ATGCAGATCTTCGACTACGACAACATCCTCCTCCTGCCGCGCAAATGCGTGGTGGAAAGCCGTTCCGAGTGCGACGCCAGCGTCACGCTGGGCAGCCGCACCTTCCGCATCCCGACAGTGCCCGCCAACATGAAGACAGTGGTCGACGAGACCATCTGCACCTGGCTCGCCGAGAACGGCTACTTCTACGTGATGCACCGCTTCGACCTCGACAACGTGCAGTTCGTGAAGGACATGCACGCCAAGGGCGTCTTCGCCTCCATCTCGCTGGGCGTCAAGAAGCCGGACTACGAGACGGTGGACCTCCTGGCCGCCGAGGGCCTGGCGCCCGAGTACATCACCATCGACATCGCGCACGGCCACGCCGACACGGTGAAGAACATGATCGCCTACCTCAAGAAGAAGCTGCCCAAGGCCTTCGTGATCGCGGGCAACGTGGGCACGCCCGAGGCGGTGATCGACCTCGAGAACTGGGGCGCCGACGCGACCAAGGTCGGCATCGGCCCGGGCAAGGTCTGCATCACCAAGCTCAAGACCGGCTTCGGCACGGGCGGCTGGCAGCTGTCGGCGCTCAAGTGGTGCGGCCGGGTGGCGACCAAGCCCATCATTGCCGACGGCGGCATCCGCGACCACGGCGACATCGCCAAGAGCATCCGCTTCGGTGCGTCGATGGTGATGATCGGCTCGCTGTTCGCCGGCCACGAGGAGTCGCCGGGCAGGACGGTGGAAGTCGACGGCGCGCTCTTCAAGGAGTACTACGGCTCGGCCAGCGACTTCAACAAAGGCGAGTACAAGCACGTCGAGGGCAAGCGCATTCTGGAGCCGATCAAGGGCAAGCTGGCCGACACGCTGGTCGAGATGGAGCAGGACATCCAGAGCTCCATCAGCTACGCGGGCGGGCGCAAGCTCATGGATATCCGCAAGGTCAACTACGTCACGCTGGGCGGCGACAACGCAGGCGAGCACCTGCTGATGTAA
- a CDS encoding SDR family NAD(P)-dependent oxidoreductase: MIDPNTSRHVVVTGAAGALGRAVVQHFLDQGARVALLDHRMEHLVNVFPGLDNSQHLLLEADVTSTDAMGEAGRRILAAFKQVDALVHIAGGFEMGEPVHGLSRTAWDRMMELNAWSFVAVSQALVPSMIERKAGSVIAVTAKGAARGTAAMAAYIASKSALQRLVEASAAELAPHGITVNSIAPSVLDTPANRQAMPNAQPESWVSTTVAAQTIGFLASPAAAALHGQHLTLDA, encoded by the coding sequence ATGATCGACCCCAACACCTCCCGCCACGTCGTGGTGACAGGCGCCGCCGGCGCCCTGGGCCGCGCCGTCGTGCAGCACTTCCTGGACCAGGGTGCCCGGGTGGCCCTGCTGGACCATCGCATGGAGCACCTGGTCAACGTGTTTCCCGGACTCGACAACTCGCAACATCTGTTGCTCGAGGCGGACGTGACGTCGACCGACGCTATGGGCGAGGCCGGGCGGCGCATCCTGGCAGCGTTCAAGCAGGTCGATGCGCTGGTGCACATCGCCGGCGGCTTCGAGATGGGCGAACCGGTGCACGGGCTGAGCCGCACGGCCTGGGATCGCATGATGGAACTGAACGCCTGGTCCTTCGTCGCGGTCTCGCAGGCGCTGGTGCCCTCGATGATCGAGCGCAAGGCCGGCAGCGTGATCGCCGTCACGGCCAAGGGCGCGGCGCGCGGCACTGCGGCCATGGCGGCCTACATCGCGTCGAAGAGCGCGCTGCAGCGCCTCGTCGAGGCCTCGGCTGCCGAACTGGCGCCGCATGGGATCACGGTGAACAGCATCGCCCCCAGCGTGCTGGACACGCCGGCCAACCGCCAGGCCATGCCCAACGCCCAGCCCGAGAGCTGGGTCTCGACGACCGTGGCGGCCCAGACCATCGGCTTCCTGGCCTCGCCCGCGGCTGCGGCGCTGCACGGCCAGCACCTGACGCTGGACGCCTGA
- the bktB gene encoding beta-ketothiolase BktB: protein MKEVVVVSGVRTAIGTFGGALKDVPPTRLAALVTKEALARAQVDGKDVGHVVFGHVVNTEPRDMYMARVAAIEGGCAQETPALTVNRLCGSGLQAIVSAAQSIQLGDAKVAVGGGAESMSRAPLSSLTARWGVRMGDMKLVDMMIGALHDPFENIHMGVTAENVAKKWNISRETQDQTALTSHQRAQKAIEGGYFKSQIVPVPLPSRKGPTQFDTDEHVRFDAKMEDMAKLKPAFLKENGTVTAGNASGINDAAAAVVLMEKGEAARRGLKPMARIVAYAFAGVDPNYMGIGPVPASRKALEKAGLKASDMDVIEANEAFAAQACAVSQDLGLDPAKVNPNGSGISLGHPIGATGALITVKALYELERIQGRYALVTMCIGGGQGIACIFERA, encoded by the coding sequence ATGAAAGAAGTAGTTGTTGTCAGCGGCGTTCGCACGGCGATCGGTACCTTCGGCGGCGCGCTCAAGGACGTGCCGCCCACGCGGCTTGCCGCGCTGGTGACCAAGGAAGCGCTCGCGCGCGCCCAGGTCGACGGCAAGGACGTGGGCCATGTGGTCTTCGGCCACGTGGTCAATACCGAGCCGCGCGACATGTACATGGCTCGCGTGGCGGCCATCGAGGGCGGTTGCGCCCAGGAGACGCCTGCGCTCACCGTCAACCGCCTCTGCGGCTCGGGCCTGCAGGCGATCGTGAGCGCGGCGCAGAGCATCCAGCTCGGCGACGCGAAGGTAGCCGTCGGCGGCGGCGCCGAGAGCATGAGCCGCGCTCCGCTGTCTTCGCTCACCGCGCGCTGGGGCGTGCGCATGGGCGACATGAAGCTGGTGGACATGATGATCGGCGCGCTACACGACCCCTTCGAGAACATCCACATGGGCGTCACGGCCGAGAACGTGGCCAAGAAGTGGAACATCAGCCGCGAAACGCAGGACCAGACCGCGCTGACCAGCCACCAGCGTGCGCAGAAGGCGATCGAGGGCGGCTACTTCAAGAGCCAGATCGTCCCGGTGCCGCTGCCGAGCCGCAAGGGCCCGACGCAGTTCGACACCGACGAGCACGTGCGCTTCGACGCGAAGATGGAAGACATGGCCAAGCTCAAGCCCGCCTTCCTGAAGGAGAACGGCACGGTGACGGCCGGCAATGCCTCCGGCATCAACGACGCCGCCGCGGCCGTGGTGCTGATGGAGAAGGGGGAGGCGGCGCGCCGCGGCCTGAAGCCGATGGCGCGCATCGTGGCCTACGCCTTCGCCGGCGTCGACCCGAACTACATGGGCATCGGGCCCGTGCCGGCCTCGCGCAAGGCGCTGGAGAAGGCAGGCCTCAAGGCTTCGGACATGGACGTGATCGAGGCCAACGAGGCCTTTGCCGCGCAGGCCTGCGCGGTCTCGCAGGACCTCGGCCTCGACCCAGCGAAGGTGAACCCCAACGGCTCCGGCATCTCCCTCGGCCACCCGATCGGCGCCACCGGCGCGCTGATCACCGTCAAGGCGCTGTACGAGCTGGAGCGCATCCAGGGCCGATACGCGCTGGTGACCATGTGCATCGGCGGCGGGCAGGGCATCGCCTGCATCTTCGAACGCGCCTGA
- a CDS encoding NAD-dependent succinate-semialdehyde dehydrogenase: MSTSSYVDTRLLINGEWCDAASGKTLDVVNPATGKPIGKVAHAGIADLDRALEAAQRGFQAWRKIPANERAATMRKAAGLLRERAPEIARLLTLEQGKPFAEARVEVLAGADIIEWFADEGRRVYGRIVPSRNLAAQQLVIKEPVGPVAAFTPWNFPINQVVRKLGAALATGCSFLAKAPEETPASPAALLQAFVDAGVPPGTVGLVFGNPAEISSYLIAHPIIRKVTFTGSTPVGKQLAALAGQHMKRATMELGGHAPVIVADDADVALAVKAAGGAKFRNAGQVCISPTRFLVHNSIKAEFAQALVKHAEGLKLGDGLAEGTTLGPLANARRLTAMAQVLDDARSKGAKVATGGERIGSVGNFFAPTVLTDVPLEADVFNNEPFGPVAAIRGFDTLEEAIAEANRLPFGLAGYAFTRSFKNTHLLSQQLEVGMLWINQPAAPSPEMPFGGVKDSGYGSEGGPEAMEAYLNTKAVSIMAA; the protein is encoded by the coding sequence ATGAGCACATCGAGCTACGTTGACACCCGCCTCCTGATCAATGGCGAATGGTGCGACGCCGCGAGCGGCAAGACCCTGGACGTCGTCAACCCGGCCACCGGCAAGCCCATCGGCAAGGTCGCGCACGCCGGCATCGCCGACCTGGACCGTGCGTTGGAGGCCGCGCAGCGCGGCTTCCAGGCCTGGCGCAAGATCCCTGCCAACGAGCGCGCGGCCACCATGCGCAAGGCCGCCGGCCTGCTGCGCGAGCGCGCGCCCGAGATCGCCCGCCTGCTGACGCTGGAGCAGGGCAAGCCCTTCGCCGAGGCGCGCGTCGAGGTGCTCGCAGGCGCCGACATCATCGAATGGTTCGCCGACGAAGGCCGCCGCGTCTACGGGCGCATCGTGCCATCGCGCAACCTGGCGGCGCAGCAACTGGTGATCAAGGAGCCGGTCGGGCCCGTGGCCGCCTTCACGCCCTGGAACTTCCCCATCAACCAGGTCGTGCGCAAGCTGGGTGCCGCGCTGGCCACCGGCTGCTCCTTCCTGGCGAAGGCGCCCGAAGAGACGCCGGCCTCGCCCGCGGCCCTGCTGCAGGCCTTCGTCGACGCCGGCGTGCCGCCCGGCACGGTGGGCCTGGTGTTCGGCAACCCCGCCGAGATCTCCAGCTACCTGATCGCGCATCCGATCATCCGCAAGGTCACCTTCACCGGCTCCACCCCGGTGGGCAAGCAGCTCGCCGCCCTGGCCGGCCAGCACATGAAGCGCGCCACGATGGAACTGGGCGGCCACGCGCCGGTGATCGTCGCGGACGATGCCGACGTCGCCCTGGCCGTCAAGGCCGCGGGCGGCGCCAAGTTCCGCAACGCTGGGCAGGTGTGCATCTCGCCGACGCGCTTCCTGGTGCACAACAGCATCAAGGCCGAATTCGCGCAAGCGCTGGTCAAGCATGCCGAAGGCCTCAAGCTGGGCGACGGCCTGGCCGAGGGCACGACCCTCGGGCCGCTGGCCAATGCGCGCCGCCTCACGGCCATGGCCCAGGTCCTGGACGACGCACGGAGCAAGGGCGCGAAAGTCGCGACCGGTGGCGAGCGCATCGGTTCGGTCGGCAATTTCTTCGCCCCCACCGTGCTGACCGACGTGCCGCTGGAAGCCGACGTGTTCAACAACGAGCCGTTCGGCCCGGTCGCTGCCATCCGCGGCTTCGACACGCTGGAGGAAGCCATCGCCGAGGCCAACCGCCTGCCCTTCGGCCTGGCGGGCTATGCCTTCACGCGCTCGTTCAAGAACACGCACCTGCTGTCGCAGCAACTCGAGGTCGGCATGCTGTGGATCAACCAGCCGGCCGCGCCTTCGCCGGAGATGCCCTTCGGCGGCGTCAAGGACTCGGGCTACGGCTCCGAGGGCGGCCCGGAGGCGATGGAGGCCTATCTCAACACCAAGGCCGTGTCGATCATGGCCGCCTGA
- a CDS encoding DEAD/DEAH box helicase — translation MTDAFEAQGEFVPVQSDDFAAVRGESTSIPHTEASEVLEALDAVAPAETKQPNGFVQMGLASELIAAVEDLGFTQPTAVQAQAIPRAMGAIGGTDGAARFVDLMVSSQTGSGKTAAFLLPVLHTLLQRQAEAAAAAKAEHQRQAAEAAARGEAPSKKSKRKDPTNPRHFKAATPGALVLCPTRELAQQVAHDAIDLVKHCRGLRIANVVGGMPYQLQIARLQNADLVVATPGRLLDLQRSMQIKLDQVKFLVVDEADRMLDLGFADDLAEINQLTIERQQTMMFSATFASRIQQLAQRVMREPQRVTIDTPQEKHVNIKQVLFWSDNAQHKRKLLDHWLRDTSINQAIVFCSTQVECDGLAADLQQGGFSAVALHGALSQGLRNRRLMALRQGQVQILVATDVAARGIDVPTITHVFNFGLPMKAEDYTHRIGRTGRAGRDGLAVTFAEFRDRRKIFDIEAYSRQPFTAEVIPGLEPQQRFPQGRPPGDFGGRGRENRENHSRDRKFGGPRAGYANASGFNDRGPAPRSHAPSRGFQSQAPGQAQGRGRDEAGSYGRKPGWGDSAPRAGAGAGTPRGHGGAHGGAKSFVPRDGQRRAFKPSR, via the coding sequence ATGACCGACGCTTTTGAAGCGCAGGGCGAGTTCGTGCCTGTGCAATCCGATGACTTCGCCGCTGTTCGCGGCGAATCGACTTCCATCCCCCACACCGAGGCTTCCGAAGTGCTCGAGGCACTCGACGCCGTCGCACCTGCCGAGACGAAGCAGCCCAACGGCTTCGTCCAGATGGGCCTGGCCAGCGAACTGATCGCCGCCGTCGAGGACCTCGGCTTCACCCAGCCGACCGCCGTGCAGGCGCAGGCGATTCCCCGCGCCATGGGCGCCATCGGCGGGACCGACGGTGCCGCCCGCTTCGTCGACCTGATGGTCTCCAGCCAGACCGGCAGCGGCAAGACCGCCGCCTTCCTGCTGCCCGTGCTGCACACGCTGCTGCAGCGCCAGGCCGAAGCCGCGGCCGCCGCGAAGGCCGAGCACCAGCGCCAAGCCGCAGAGGCCGCTGCCCGCGGTGAAGCGCCGTCCAAGAAGAGCAAGCGCAAGGACCCGACCAACCCGCGCCACTTCAAGGCCGCCACCCCCGGCGCACTGGTGCTGTGCCCCACGCGCGAGTTGGCCCAGCAGGTGGCGCACGACGCGATCGACCTGGTGAAGCACTGCCGCGGTCTGCGTATCGCCAATGTGGTTGGCGGCATGCCCTATCAGCTGCAGATCGCCCGCCTGCAGAACGCCGATCTCGTGGTCGCCACGCCTGGCCGGTTGCTGGACCTGCAGCGCTCGATGCAGATCAAGCTCGACCAGGTCAAGTTCCTGGTGGTCGACGAGGCCGACCGGATGCTCGACCTCGGCTTTGCCGACGACCTGGCCGAGATCAACCAGCTCACCATCGAGCGCCAGCAGACCATGATGTTCAGCGCCACTTTCGCGTCGCGCATCCAGCAACTGGCGCAGCGCGTGATGCGCGAGCCGCAGCGCGTGACCATCGATACCCCCCAGGAGAAGCACGTCAACATCAAGCAGGTGCTGTTCTGGAGCGACAACGCTCAGCACAAGCGCAAGCTGCTCGACCATTGGCTCCGCGACACCAGCATCAACCAGGCCATCGTCTTCTGCAGCACGCAGGTGGAATGCGACGGCCTCGCCGCCGACCTGCAGCAGGGCGGTTTCAGCGCCGTGGCGCTCCACGGCGCGCTGAGCCAGGGCCTGCGCAATCGCCGGCTGATGGCGCTGCGTCAGGGCCAGGTGCAGATCCTGGTGGCCACCGACGTGGCCGCGCGCGGCATCGACGTGCCGACCATCACCCACGTCTTCAACTTCGGCCTGCCGATGAAGGCGGAGGACTATACGCACCGTATCGGCCGCACCGGCCGGGCCGGGCGCGACGGCCTGGCCGTGACCTTTGCCGAGTTCCGCGATCGCCGCAAGATCTTCGACATCGAGGCCTACAGCCGCCAGCCCTTCACGGCCGAGGTGATCCCCGGCCTGGAGCCGCAGCAGCGCTTCCCGCAGGGTCGTCCGCCGGGCGACTTCGGCGGCCGCGGCCGCGAGAACCGCGAGAACCATTCGCGCGACCGCAAGTTCGGCGGCCCGCGCGCCGGCTATGCGAATGCCAGCGGCTTCAATGATCGCGGCCCGGCGCCGCGCAGCCACGCGCCTTCGCGTGGCTTCCAGAGCCAGGCCCCGGGCCAGGCGCAGGGCAGGGGCCGTGACGAGGCCGGTAGCTACGGCCGAAAGCCGGGCTGGGGTGACAGCGCGCCGCGCGCCGGCGCTGGCGCTGGTACCCCTCGCGGCCACGGCGGCGCGCACGGTGGCGCCAAGTCCTTCGTGCCCCGCGACGGGCAGCGCCGCGCCTTCAAGCCGAGCCGCTGA
- the orn gene encoding oligoribonuclease, whose protein sequence is MPDSIVTTAAATAATLKKSDQNLVWLDCEMSGLDPEKERLLEIAVVVTGPDLTPRIDGPVLVIHQSDAVLDGMDSWNKGTHGRSGLIDKVKASTLDEAAAEQQLLEFIARYIPKNGSPMCGNTIGQDRRFLVKFMPRLEAYFHYRNLDVSTLKELAKRWKPAAYNAFKKQQAHTALADVHESIEELAHYRDTFLRLRD, encoded by the coding sequence ATGCCCGATTCCATCGTCACGACCGCAGCCGCGACCGCCGCCACCCTCAAGAAGAGCGACCAGAACCTCGTCTGGCTCGACTGCGAGATGAGCGGCCTGGACCCCGAGAAGGAGCGCCTGCTCGAGATTGCCGTGGTCGTGACCGGCCCCGACCTCACTCCGCGCATCGACGGTCCGGTGCTGGTGATCCACCAGAGCGACGCGGTGCTCGACGGCATGGACTCCTGGAACAAGGGCACGCACGGCCGCAGCGGGCTGATCGACAAGGTCAAGGCCTCCACGCTGGACGAGGCGGCGGCCGAGCAGCAGTTGCTTGAATTCATTGCGCGCTATATCCCGAAGAACGGCTCGCCGATGTGCGGCAACACCATCGGCCAGGACCGGCGCTTCCTGGTCAAGTTCATGCCCAGGCTGGAGGCGTACTTCCACTACCGCAACCTGGACGTCAGCACGCTCAAGGAGCTCGCCAAGCGCTGGAAGCCGGCTGCCTACAACGCCTTCAAGAAGCAGCAGGCCCATACCGCCCTGGCCGACGTGCACGAGTCGATCGAGGAGCTGGCGCACTACCGCGACACCTTCCTGCGGCTGCGGGATTAG
- a CDS encoding M48 family metallopeptidase has translation MVAPLPASLLLTLAFALALVAGLIVKFWLATRQIRHVARHRDAVPPAFAQAITLSAHQKAADYTIAKTRFGLLEMVWGAMVLLGWTLLGGLNLLNELLLDALGGGMWQQLALIAAFALIGGLLELPFTLWQTFRLEERFGFNKMTWRLWLADGIKALLLGAVIGLPIAALILWLMGAAGRLWWLWAWGAWMGFNLLLMLVYPTFIAPIFNKFQPLDDATLKARVTALMQRCGFAAKGLFVMDGSTRSAHANAYFTGFGASKRVVFYDTLLRQLNAGEVEAVLAHELGHFKHRHVLKRMAAMFALSLAGFALLGWLSGHTWFYTGLGVQPNMAAPNDALAILLFMLAVPVFGFFVAPLPVLISRRHEFEADAYAIAQTNGADLSRALLKLYQDNASTLTPDPVFVKFYYSHPPATERLARMAAA, from the coding sequence ATGGTCGCTCCCCTGCCCGCTTCGCTGCTGCTCACCCTCGCCTTCGCGCTCGCGCTGGTCGCGGGCCTGATCGTGAAATTCTGGCTGGCCACGCGGCAGATCCGCCATGTGGCGCGCCACCGCGACGCGGTGCCCCCCGCCTTCGCGCAGGCCATCACGCTCTCCGCACACCAGAAGGCGGCCGACTACACGATCGCCAAGACCCGCTTCGGCTTGCTCGAGATGGTCTGGGGCGCGATGGTGCTGCTGGGCTGGACCTTGCTGGGCGGGCTCAACCTGCTCAACGAACTGCTGCTCGACGCGCTGGGCGGCGGCATGTGGCAGCAGCTCGCGCTGATCGCCGCATTCGCGCTGATCGGCGGGCTGCTCGAGCTGCCCTTCACCTTGTGGCAGACCTTCCGGCTCGAGGAACGCTTCGGCTTCAACAAGATGACCTGGCGGCTCTGGCTGGCCGACGGCATCAAGGCGCTGCTGCTGGGCGCGGTGATCGGCCTGCCGATCGCCGCGCTGATCCTCTGGTTGATGGGTGCGGCCGGCCGCCTGTGGTGGCTGTGGGCCTGGGGCGCATGGATGGGCTTCAACCTGCTGCTGATGCTCGTCTACCCGACCTTCATCGCGCCGATCTTCAACAAGTTCCAGCCGCTGGACGATGCCACGCTCAAGGCCCGCGTCACCGCGCTGATGCAGCGCTGCGGCTTCGCGGCCAAGGGCTTGTTCGTGATGGACGGCAGCACGCGCAGCGCGCATGCCAACGCCTACTTCACCGGCTTTGGCGCCAGCAAGCGCGTGGTCTTCTACGACACGCTGCTGCGCCAGCTCAACGCGGGCGAGGTGGAGGCGGTGCTCGCGCACGAACTGGGACACTTCAAGCACCGGCATGTGCTCAAGCGCATGGCCGCGATGTTCGCGCTGAGCCTGGCCGGCTTCGCGCTGCTGGGCTGGCTGTCCGGCCATACCTGGTTCTATACCGGGCTGGGCGTGCAGCCCAACATGGCGGCGCCCAACGATGCGCTGGCGATCCTGCTGTTCATGCTGGCGGTGCCGGTGTTCGGCTTCTTCGTCGCGCCGCTGCCGGTCCTCATTTCGCGCCGGCACGAGTTCGAGGCCGACGCCTATGCGATCGCCCAGACCAACGGCGCCGACCTGTCGCGGGCGCTGCTCAAGCTCTACCAGGACAACGCCTCGACGCTCACGCCCGACCCCGTGTTCGTCAAGTTCTACTACTCGCACCCGCCCGCCACCGAGCGCCTCGCGCGCATGGCGGCGGCCTGA